The Streptomyces sp. A2-16 sequence GTGGCGGTGTTGCCCCACCGGTCGTATGTGTACGTCTTGGTGGGGCGCTGGGTCGGGTTGGTGCCGCCGCCGGTGATGGAACCAGCCGGTCCGGTGGTGCACACCAGGTCGGCCCATTCGGGTCGGCCGTTGCAGGTGCCGCTACCGGTGGCCGAGTAGTAGGTGGTCACGGTGGTGTCCGCGTCGGTGCCGTCCGACTTGGGCTGAAGGCTTTTGATCACTCTGCCCAGTGCGTCGTAGACCGTGGTTCTGGCAATGGACAGGCCGTCAGGGTCGGTGGTGGTCGTGGTGGGCAGTCCCTTGGTCCAGTCGTAGGCCGTCGTGGTGGTGTGCACGTCCGTGTCGGACGGGTAACCGTCCACGTATGCGCCCACCTTGGTGGTGGTGACCTGGTCGGCGATGGTGGCGGTGCCGTCGGTGGGACGGCCCTCGTCATAGGAGTAGACAGTGTGTTTCCGGGCCGGCCATTCGGTGCCCGCGGCCAGGTCTGTGCCGCCGGTACCTGCTTTGAGTGCCGAAGTGAGGGTGATCTGGTGCAATGGCCCGTATTCCTGGGTTTCGCGCAGTCCATCGCTGGAGTAGAACGAGCGGGTCGACAGCAGTTCGGCACGCTCCGCGCTGCTCAGTTGATCGATGTTCAGTGCGACCTGTTCGCCTTGCTCGTCACCGCTCGTGGCCAGCGCCAGTTCGCGGTTTGCCGCTGTCAGTTCGCGGGTGATGTTGCCGTACTGATCGTAGTCGGTGGTCGCGATGTGTTTTCCGGGCGTGGCTGTGTCCACCTCGCGGCCGGATGCGTCGGTGTACGTGATGGTGGCCCGCGTGTAGTCGGAGGCAGCCAGGTCCGTGCCGGCGTTGGATGACGGCACGGAGTCGGCCGGGAAGATGGCCGTCGCGTCCGTCGGCACGTCCGTCTGGCCCCAGGTTCCGATGTTCGAGGTGCTCATCGCGTTGGGGGCCGTGGAGCCGGTCAGCGGCACGTCGTAGACCATGCTGGTCGTCGCGTTCGTGCCATCGACGGTGCTCTTGCTGCCCGCCGTCAGGTTTGGGCGGGAGGCCGACAGGAGCATGCCGTCACCGGCAGTTGCGGCCTTGCCCGCCTTGCCGTAGGCGAACGTCCATGGCAGTTCGCCCGGAGGGGTCAGGGTGGCGACACGGCCCGCGCTGTCGTAGGTGTAGGCGGTCTTCAGCGCGGGACTGGTCCTGGGGTCCCACTGCTCGCGCAGCCGGCCCGAGTTGTCGTAGGAGTACTGGGAGACCACCGTGGCGGTCGCCGACGATGCACCGGGGTCGGTGGCCCACTCCTTGATCTGCTTGACCTGCCCGCTGTAGTCGCCCAGCGCGCTGGACGTAGCGGTCGTGGAGGTCGCGTAGACGAACTCCAGCATCCGGCAGCCCTTGGTCGACGGCGTGGTCTCGCACGTCGAGGCCGTCACCGCCGAGGTGGGCGCGATGAGGTACTTCGGCCGGGCCAGCGTGGTGCTGCCGGAGGTGACCTTCTCCGAGACCACCTTGGTGGTGGAGTTGTCGGTGGGCAGGTAGGTGGTGGAGACCTGCCAGGTGGTCGCTGACGAATCCACCTTGGTGAACGTGGTGGTGGTGCCCCCGTTGTCCTTGAGGGTGAAGGAGCTGGTCAGTGAGCCGGTCAGGGTGAGGTCTTCCGAGCCCGGTTCGGGCTTCCAGCCGCTGGCCGAAGTGGCAGTGAAACCGGTCTCGTTGCCGTGGGCGTCCACGAGAGCCACGGAGGTGGCTGACGTTCTGCGGACGTAGGCCCAGTTCGAGTTGCTGATTTCCGCCGTGGTGCCCGAGGTCCACTGTGGGCCGAAGATCGCTACCTGGCCCTCCGCGTCCGCACCAGCCGTCGGGCGCCGGGAGGAAGCGGTTCGCGATACCGACAGGCCGAAGGCCGAGGCGTCGCTCGGGGACAGAGTGAAATCACCGGTGAGCATGTTCACCGATCCGGTGCCGATGTCCTCGCTGGGGGCGGTGCCGGCGTTACGGTCCAGCGTGATGGTGTGCGGCTGGGAGTAGGCGGTGGTGGTGCCGTCGGTGAAGGCCACCCGGATGTCGAGAGCGCCGTCCTGGGACAGGGAGTCGGTGGCGTTCCACGTCAGCGCCGGGGGTGTGCCACCGGAAAAGGTCACCGGCCAGGCCGAGACGGCAGAGCTGTCTGAGGACTTGGTGACATCCACGACCGGGAGATTCGTCCAGGAGTCGGTCTCGCCGCGCCGGTATTGGTAGGTCACGCCGGTGTAGGTACTCTGACCGGTAGCGGTCAGACTGACGCGCCGAGCGGCTGTATCGCCTTCGTCGGGGGTGAGCAGACCGGCGCCGTCACCGACACCGAAGTCATACTCCGTAGCCGCCGCCGAAACGTTTCCGCCCGAGTCGACTGTCTTGGCGTACAGCCTGTGCCAGTCTTCACCAGGCTTGATCGCCACCGTCAGTGCGTCCCCGCCGTTGCCGTCAGTGGTGTCGTAGACCCGGTTAGGCACGGACGAGTCGTCGAGACCCCAGTAATAGCCCATCCCGTCGGACGATGAAGTGTCCAGGGTGCAAGTCGCGCCGCTGTCAGCCGCCGGCGTCCAGGTGCTCTCGCTGTACGGGGCACACGAGATAGTAGGAGCATTGGGTTTGGCGACGTTCGGCACGAAGTAGATGTAGGAAGACCAGCTGCCGTAGTCGGTGCCGTCGTAGCCGCGCACCCGCATGCGCAGGTGTGCTCCGGCCAGCTGACTCGCGCTCGGGATGGTCAGTTTCGCTGTCCCTCCGGATACCACTGAAGATGAGGTGCCGGCGTAGGAGTAGGACGTCTCGCCGCTGTACGACGGGTCGTTGGTGATCTCGAACTGTGCTTTGACTGTCGAGCCGTCCGGGTCTGTCACCTTCGCCGACAGCGTCGGCGTGTAGGTGGCCACGTATCGCTTGCCGCTGTAGGCGTTCACTGAACTTGGCGAGATCGCCAGGGACGCGGTGGTGGCGTACGAGTTGTAGGTCACTACCAGCTTCGGCGCGTAGCCGGAGGTGGTGTAGTTCGCCGAGCGGAAGCGCCGCCAGGTGGAGGAGTCGCTTTCGTCGTCGGCGCTGATCTGGAGGCCGTAGTTGGCAGAACCATCCGCCCATGCCTGCGCGATCGTCTGCAGGTTCCAGTTCGACCAGTTCGCCGCGCAGCCGGTATAGCCCCAGTGGCCGGTGTTGGAGGCCTTGCCCGTGGTGGTGGTCGACGGCTGCGCGCCCCAGGTGATCGACGACGAGGACCACGAGGAGGTGATCCGCTTCGCCACTGTGGCAGCCCCGGAGGTGGAGCAGGTCGCCGAGTAGTAGTTGTACAGCGACATCGTCGCCGACGTGATGTGCTTGCCCGCGAACTGCGACATGTCGAACTTCAAATACGAACGGGCCGTGTCTGTGCCGCCGTCATACGTGCCCGACTTCAGCTCCTGCGAGGAGACCTGCGAATCGGGGTAGTCCGGCGTCTGTACCCATGTGTCGGTGGTGACCGCCAGGGTGGAGGTCGGGTCGACCGTCACCGGATAGGTCGCGGTGGCCAGGAAGTCCTTGTCCGGAGTCAGAACGAGGGTCTGCGAGCCATTGTCCGCAGTCTCGACCTTCGTGGCGACCTGCTCCTGGTGCGCGGACTCACCCGAAGCGTCGTCCTTCGAGGCGTCCCACATCATGGGAGCTGGGGCCTCGGCGACCAGGTCGTCGGCACTGTTCTTCAACAACAGGTGGCCGGAATCGGCTTGGGACAGCTTCAGCGCGTCCAGATTCAGCGGGATCCGGTAAGAGACCGTGCCGCCGTCTGGCTGCTGGGCGAGGTGAATGTTCTCCGAGAACCCCTGCGCCAGCGCGGTGACGGAAAGAGTCTGGCCGCTGCCCAGGTTGTAGGAGGCAGTGCTGTCCTTTACCTCGGGGGTGGGCAGCTTGTCCTGCCAGCCCAGCCCGAAGGACTCCTTGCCCTTCGTCACCGAGGCCAGATCCGTGTCACCGCCGTCCGAGACCGCGATGTCTGCGGCTGCGGCTTCGGGCGTCAAGTCCGCACCCGTGTCGGACAGCGAGGTGTTGATGTCCTTCCAGGTACCGTCCTGCTTCACCCGGACTGGACCCGCGTACGCCTCGGTCTCCAGCTCCCCACTGGGCAGGGCATACGTCGTCGAGTCCGATGTCCGGGCCGACAGCACCTCGATCTTCCTGTCCTGCAGACGGGCCATCAGCACTGCCGACGCCTCGCTCTGCGCCTCCGCAGGACCAAACGTGGTACTCGTGCCAGACGATGCGGAAGCGGACGATGCGCTCGTCGCGCTGTCGGCGAACGAAAGTCCGCTGCTCTCGGCTACCACGGCCGTCTCGGCGGCCATAAGCATCACGACGCTGATAGCTATCTGCCGCAGCCGTCGTGCTTGGTGCACGCGGCCTCTTGGTCTGTGACGGGTCACAGGTCTGTGACGCACAATCAGTCCCCTCCCTGATGCTCCGCACTACGGAGCTCAACGAAACGAACTGATCTTCACCGAAGGGCTGCGGCGTGCTCACGGGATCCCAGGAGACGTTCAACCCAACCCACGCAAGTGATCAAGGAGCATTAAAGATTGCTCTAACTGGCTCTAACAAAAGCGAGTTGATCATGTGACTGTGTGCTTGATCGCTCGTTGATGTGGTCATGGGGAAGCGTCAGTCGCGGCCGTGGATCGTGTCGGACGAACTGTGGTCGCTCATCGAACCGTTGCTGCCCGAGCCACCGCCCAAGCAGGTCGAGGGACGGCCGCGAGTGCCCGACCGGCAGGCCTTGTGCGGCATCTTGTTCGTCCTGCACACCGGCATCCAGTGGGAGTACCTGCCCCAGGAGCTGGGCTTCGGCTCGGGCATGACCTGCTGGCGGCGCCTGGCGGCCTGGAACGAGGCCGGCGTGTGGGACCAGCTACATCAGCTGCTGCTGAACAGGCTGCGGTCGAAGAACCAGCTGGACTGGTCCCGGGCGGTGATCGATTCCTCCCATGTCCGGGCCGCACGCAGGGGCCCAAAAGCGGACCCAGCCCGGTCGACCGCGCACGGCCGGGCAGCAAGCACCACGTCCTCACCGACGGCCAGGGCATCCCGCTCGCCGTGTCGCTGACCGGCGGAAACCGCAACGACGTCACCCAACTGCTGCCCCTGCTGGACAAGATCCCGGCGGTGGCGGGAGTAGTGGGCCGGCCACGCAGGCGGCCCGACATGCTCTTCGCGGACCGCGGCTACGACCACGACAAGTACCGCCGGCTCCTGCGTGAACGCGGCATCCGGCCCGCGATCGCCGAACGGGGCCAGCCTCACGGCACCGGCCTGGGCACGTTCCGGTGGGTCGTCGAGCGCACCATCTCCTGGCTGCACGGCTTCCGCCGCCTGCGCATCCGCTGGGAACGGCGCGACGACATCCACGAAGCTTTCCTCGGCCTCGCCGTCTGCCTGATCACCCACCGACACGTCCAGAGGCTTTGTTAGGGCCAGTAAGATGCAGTGGACCGGTTAGCTGCTTTATTGGCGCTTTTGCGCGCTTCGCTCCTTGCGCGATTGACGTATAGGGCGGTGGGCGGGTTCCTTGAGTCCCTTTAATGCTTTCCCAAGAAATGAGAGAAGAGGTGAATCAATCAGCATAAAATTCACAAGAGTTGTGCAAGATCACCTGTTCGGGGGCAAAGATCCGTCGTCGTTCGCTGGGGTCAGTAAGGCGGGAGGGCCGGTTCAGGCTTGTTCAGCATCTGGTCGAGTGTGCGGGCGAGGCCTTGCTCGTCGTCGACATGTGCGAGCCATGGGACGTTGTCGAGCATGCGGGCCAGGTCATCGGTGACAAGGGTGTCGAGCGTTGTGCGCAGTTCGTCGGGGACCGGGTCGTCTACCAGGCAGAGCCAGGCGAGCGCGGCCGACACGCGGACGTCTGCCGGCTGCGCGGGGTCGGGCCAAAGGGCGCGGGCCCAGACTGCGGCGCGGGGGTCGGCGTGCTCGCGGGCGAGTTCGGCTACGGCCAGGACGAGGCTCGCGCGAACCCTGGTGCTCTGCTCGACGGCCAGGCGGGTGCGAAGGGCGTCTGCGATGCGGCCGGTTTCGCTGGAAGCGGTGGCCAGGGCGTAGCAGGCAGAGGTGCGCATCTCTGGGTCCGGGTCGTGAAGGAGTGGCAGGAGCAGGTCGGCGTCGGCGGTGATGGCGATGCGTGACGCCTCGATGGACCAGTTCATCGCGTAGCCGCCGCAGTCGTAGAGCCAGTCCTGCGTGGCGACTTTGAGGAACGTGTCGCGTGTGCCCTGCCCCCAATGCTGCTGTCGGGCGGCCGCGGTGGCCAGGTCGAGGGTGTCCGCGCGGTGATGCGCCGAGGGGTCGGCAACGATGCGGAGGAGGAAGGGGACGGTCAGCGGGGTGACGGAGCCGACCGTGCCTTGGTGGACGATGCTGCTCCACAGGCGCCGCATCGCATTCCTGGCCACCTCGGCGTTCGTGGCGCGCAGCCGGGCAAGAAGCTCGGGCACATCGCCACCCGAGCTGTAAGCGTGCCTGAAGCGGCCCCAGGGCACCTCATCGAGGCGGAACCCGTCCTTGACCTCCTGCGGCATCCTCGCGATCACCGCGCGCACGTCGAGTGCCGTTCCCTCGTACGGCTCGAATCCGTGCTCATAGATCAGCTCGTGATCCAGCACAAACTCCTCAGACGCCACGCTTGCCCCCCGGCTGCATCGATGATCTAAAGGCCCCTTGTCTATCACGGCTCGCTCCCACGGGTGTCACGCTGCCCGATCAGGCCCGGAATCCCGGGCCTGAGAGCCGTTTTCGGGCCTCACGCCTGGAAGTGTCACGCTCTCGACGACGGGTGGACGGAACGTAATCGAGCGCGGATGTGCTCAGTCGTCTTCAAGAGCCTTCTGCACGTTGCTCCGGGTGAGGGCGGCGGGGCTGAGCGGATCCATCTTGCTCGCGGTGGTCTCCGGCGGATGTGCCCGGACAACCACGACGTACACCCGGACTCCCGCCAGTTCGAAGTACGGGGCCAGGAGTCGGCCGGGCCGTCGCCGTCGATCACGAGGGTCCGGTCGGGTGTGCGGTTGAAGACCACCACGTAGGCGACGTGCTTCCTGTAGTCCTGGGCGTACTCGTACACCTGCCGGACGCCCTTGGCGACGTAGGCGACGTTCCCGGAGTAGAGCTTGCCGTCCAGGGTGATCGGGTCCTCGCCATCGAGCTCACCGATCAGGTCGGGTTCGCCTGTCGTGGAGCGTGGCTTCGCGTGGGTTTGTACAACTCCTCGCCGGTCGGGGCCCTCTCTCGGAACTGGGCGTCCAGAGCGACACGGTTGAACCGCTCAGTGAGGTAGACGTAGCGGCGCAGGGCGAAGACGACGCTGCTGCGGTACTGCAGTTGCTCGGTGAGCCACTCAAACAGTGGGGTGAATGCCTGTCTGGCAAACCGCCGAGTGATGTCCGGTCGGGGTGAGCCAGACTTGGAGAGGTCGCTGGTCCTGGCTTTCAATAAGCGTCTCCCGAGGTCGCATGATCCACAAGGTGGTCTTGCGGCGCTCGTGATGTCGGCCCGGACCGGTTCGCGGTGCCCACGCGAAGGCCGGCGAGGCGTTTGCGGACGACCTGGTGGCTGCCTCGGTAGCCGCGAGCCTGGATCTCGAGAATCAAGCGACGTCGAAGTCCCGCAGCGTCCAGGGTTCGGGCAAACAGACGAACAGTAGCCGAGAGGTCAGCCGGGGAGTCTCCCGTCTCAACCTCAAGCTCCAACAGCCGTTCGAGGGCGGCGGTCAGCGAGCCGCTCGGCGCGGGCCTGGTCCAGCAGCCGGGGCAGGGCCTCAGCGGCACCATTGAGTTTCAGACGCTGACGACTGCGGCGGCTGTCAGCGCTACCAGGTTGTCGGTCCAGCAGTCCGATTCCTTGGTGGCGACCTCGGCGCCGCAGTTTGCGCAGACGAGGTTGGGGCCGTCTTGGCCATGAAGTCCGCAGCAGCCGGCGCGCCGCCCGAGGTCGGCATGCAAAGCGGTGCCTGGCACGTCGTCAGGATGAAGGATAAATAGGGTGGCGTCGTAGTTGATTGCGTAGGTGCCCTGCGCCACCCGCGGATCTGCGATGCGATGGTCGGACAGGTGATCGCTTGCCGGGGACGCCTGTGATTCCTGGAGATCGCCCGTCAGAAGGTGATCGCAGTTCGCGCAGCTAAAGAGGGTCACCGGGACATTGTGCCGGGGTCACGCACTGTCTGACGCCCGATGGCTCACCCCTACGCTGCATGAGCCGACCGACGTCGATACGACCGGCGAGGTGAGGTCCATGCCGAGGGCTGCACCGCAGGTCGCGCCCGCCGAGCTGGCGATCCGCGGCTGCCTGTGTTCAGCCGTGGCACGCCCCGCGGATGACGCGCTCCACATGTTCATGGGTGCAGGCGACGCCTGACCCGAAGGAGACGTCCTCGGCGTCGTGCGTGAGAAACCCGAGAGTGCAGCGGCTGGTGTCCAGTCAACTCTCCTGGTTTCCGATGCGGGTGACGCGATCGGGTCCGGGGTGGTCGGTGCCAGGACCGGTATGCCCCAGCTTGCCCAGCCGAGCACGTGATGCTACGACACTGCCCCACCGTCCGTGCCCGCTGGCGCTCCCTGGTCACCGCCCGCCAGAACCACCTCGGATACTGACCGAGCTGAATCTGCGCCAGCACGCGATGTCGTTCCGCCCGTCGCGGCGAGCGTCTCTCGCCCCTGCCGTCGCGTCGTCGGCCCGCGTGATCGAGTCAGGAGTATGCCGTGTGGCCGGCCTGATGTCAGTTGCTGTCGGGCGTCATCGAGACCACGACCTTGCCGGCCTTGGTGCGACCTTGCTCGACGTACGCCATCGCCTCGAGCGTCTGATCGAACGGGAAGGTGCTGTCGATGACCGGGCGGAGCTTCCCGCTGTCGTAGAGGGCGCCGAGCTCGCGCAACTGGGAGCCACTGGCCTGCATGAAGAAGAACTGGTAGCGAACGCCTAGGGCCTTCGCCTGCTTGCGGATCTTGCGACTGAGCACGTTCATGACCAGCCCCAGGAAGGAGGGAGCGCCGAGCTGCCTGGCGAACGCGGCGTCCGGCGGGCCTACGACGCTGACAGCCAGGCCGCCGGGCTTCAGCACGGTCAGCGACTTCTCCAGGTTCGCCCCGCCCACGGCGTCCAGCACCAGGTCGTAGCCGGACAGGACCTTGGAGAAGTCCTCCGTCTTGTAGTCGACGACGACGTCGGCGCCGAGGCTTCGGACCAGCTTCTCGGAGTCAGTGCTCGCGGTCGTCGCCACGGTGGCACCGAGGTGTTTGGCGAGCTGGATGACCGTCGATCCGAGTCCGCCGGCGCCGGCGTGGACGAGCACCTTCTGACCTGGCTTCACATGGGCCTGGTCCACGAGGACCTGCCAGGCGGCCAGGGCCACCAGCGGCACCGCGGCGGCCTCCTGCAAGGTGAGCGAGGCCGGCTTGGGCGCGACGTCGTCCATGTCGATCGCGATGTACTCCGCGAAGCCTCCGATCCGCAGGTCGCGCGGGCGGGCGTAGACCTCGTCGCCGACTTCGAAGCCGCGCACGGCTGAACCGACCCGCGTCACGACGCCGGCCACGTCATGACCGAGCACGAACGGAGGCTTGTACTTCAACAGCTGCTTGAACTCCCCGTTACGGACCATCTTGTCCAGCGGGTTGATGCTCGCGGCGCTCACCCTGACCAGAACATCGCGGTCACCGACGCTGGGCTCGGGTACCTCGGCGGCGCGCACGCCGTCCTTGCCGTACTTCTCGACGACGAATGCCTTCATGCCGGCCGCCTTTCCACGTGATCTTCTCGGTCGCCTGTGTACTGGTCATGACGCTACTCGCTGAGTATAGAAAAGTAAACTCAGACGGGTTAGAGTCACCCCATGGATGCGAGGACCGAAGCTCTTCAGGACGCCGGCAGGGACACCCGACTCGACCGGGACATGTCCAACTGCTCGATCGCCCGGACCCTTGAGGTCGTGGGGGAGAAGTGGACGATCCTGATCCTGCGCGAGGTCTGGTACGGCTTGTCCCGCTTCAGTGACTTCGAACGGGTCCTCGGCTGTCCCCGCAACCTTCTCGCTGCCCGGCTCCGGATGCTTGTCGAGGAGGGGATCCTGGCCACCGAGACCTACAAGGAGCCGGGTTCGCGGAGCCGGCCGAAGTACGTGATCACACCCAAGGGCGTGGACCTGGTCCCGGCGGTGATGGGGCTCCTGCAGTGGGGCGACCGCTACCGCGCCGACCCGGAGGGCGCGGCCGTACTGACGCGACACCGCGGATGCGGTGCGCACGTCGATGCCCAGATCCGCTGCGAACGGGGCCACGCCGTGCCGGCGGAGGACATCGAGAGCGTCCCCGGCCCCGCATTTCGTCTGAGGCCCGCGGAGTGAGCTGAGCGCGGTGGCGGCAGGAGTCCGGGTGGGCTCAGTCCGCCGGGGTGCGCTCACTCCGTCTGGCTCGGGCCTGGTGGAGGCGGACTTTGGTGCGGTTGCCGCAGCGGGACATCGAGCACCAGCGGCGGTTGTGGGCGGGGGAGCGGTCCAGGAAGCGCAAGGCGCATGTGTCCGCGCCGCACACGCGTACGCGCCGGATCTCGGTCGACAGGAGCAGGTCTACGGCGTCCTGCGCGATCAGTGCCAGCGCGGTCGCGGGATCAGGTGCCGTGGTCGTGGTGTCGGCGGGCTCCAAGTGGCCGCCTTTGATGGCGATTTGCGGCGCCGGCCGGGGCGCCTGCGCTGCCGATCCATTGAGCAGCACGACGTCGCCGGAGGAGGGTAGCCGTCCGTCGGAGACCGCGAGTACGGCCCGGTCGACCGCCTCGCGCAGGCGTCGGCCCGATGCCAGCACGGCGGCATCCACGGGATCCGGGGCGCCCGGTGCAAGCAGTCGGGCCCGCTGAAGCCAGAGGGTGAGATCGCCCGGGTTCCGGAGCGTCTCCCCCGGCGTGGGTTGCCACCGGTGGCGGAGGGTGTTGGTGAAGTCCAGACAGACCCGCCCGCCGTCCCAGATCCACATGTCGTCCGTTGCCACGCCTTCATTCTGCACGTTAGGTTTAACCGTCTAAGAGGGTTAGTTCGTGCCGGGGAGGCGCATCCATGGGACAGCCCAAGGTGACCACAGGCGTGGCACAGGTGGACGGGGTCCGCCTGCACTACCTCCGCGCGGGATCCGGTCCTCTGCTCGTCCTGCTCCACGGCTGGCCGCAGACCTCCGACTGCTGGCAGCCGGTGCTGGCGGATCTTGCCGCCGACCACACCGTTGTGGCACCCGACCTGCGTGGCTACGGCCTGAGCGACAAGCCCTCGACCGGATACGACAAGCGGCGGATGGCCGCCGACATGGCGGGCCTCGTCGAAGCACTCGGCTTCGAGACCACCGCCGTCGTGGGTCATGACCGGGGCGCCCGCGTGGGGCACCGCTGGGCGCTGGACCGCCCAGATCAGGTGGAACGGCTGGCTGTGCTCGACATCGTGCCGACTCGGGAGATGTTCCGCCGGCTGGACGCCTCGCTCGCCTCCGGGTACTGGCACTGGCTGTTCCAGATGCAGCCCGACCTTCCCGAGCGGCTCGTGGGGCACGACATACGCGGGTATCTCGAGTACTTCTTCGAGCGGTGGACCTACAACCGGCACGGGCTGACCCCCGAAGCGGTCGACGGATATGTCCGAGCCTTCTCCCGCCCGGGTGCCCTGCGCGCGAGTTTCGACGACTACCGCGCCATGGAGCAGGACGTCGCCCTCGACGACATCGACGCCGCCGAGGGCCGCCGCCTCACCATGCCGGTACTGGCGCTCTGGGGTTCCGTAGGGCTGCCGTCCCGCCTGCCGACACTGGAGATCTGGCGCGCCTACGCGGACGACGTCACCGGAGCGGAAATCCCGGAGTGCGGTCACTTCATCCCGGAAGAGCAACCGGAGGCGCTGCTGGGCCATCTGCGGTCGTTCCTGGTCGACGAGGCGAGTCGGTGACTCTGCCACCGTGACGATAGCGGCGCCGGTGCGCGGGTGCGCAGCCTCACTGGCCGGCCAGGGCAAGTCGTCCGAGCAGCCTCCCGGACCGAGGGGCGACCCAGTTGCTTCCGGCTGGGCCACCACCCAGTCAGATCCTGGCCGAGACCGGGACACCCGCCGGCTGTGGTCACTTCCGGGGGCCCGGCGGACCCCCGCACGGTCGACTTTCCGAAGCTGCCGATCAGGTCGCCGTTGGCCTGGGAGGGCTTCCCTTCGAAACCGCCCAGTTCGAACTGG is a genomic window containing:
- a CDS encoding DNRLRE domain-containing protein, translated to MAAETAVVAESSGLSFADSATSASSASASSGTSTTFGPAEAQSEASAVLMARLQDRKIEVLSARTSDSTTYALPSGELETEAYAGPVRVKQDGTWKDINTSLSDTGADLTPEAAAADIAVSDGGDTDLASVTKGKESFGLGWQDKLPTPEVKDSTASYNLGSGQTLSVTALAQGFSENIHLAQQPDGGTVSYRIPLNLDALKLSQADSGHLLLKNSADDLVAEAPAPMMWDASKDDASGESAHQEQVATKVETADNGSQTLVLTPDKDFLATATYPVTVDPTSTLAVTTDTWVQTPDYPDSQVSSQELKSGTYDGGTDTARSYLKFDMSQFAGKHITSATMSLYNYYSATCSTSGAATVAKRITSSWSSSSITWGAQPSTTTTGKASNTGHWGYTGCAANWSNWNLQTIAQAWADGSANYGLQISADDESDSSTWRRFRSANYTTSGYAPKLVVTYNSYATTASLAISPSSVNAYSGKRYVATYTPTLSAKVTDPDGSTVKAQFEITNDPSYSGETSYSYAGTSSSVVSGGTAKLTIPSASQLAGAHLRMRVRGYDGTDYGSWSSYIYFVPNVAKPNAPTISCAPYSESTWTPAADSGATCTLDTSSSDGMGYYWGLDDSSVPNRVYDTTDGNGGDALTVAIKPGEDWHRLYAKTVDSGGNVSAAATEYDFGVGDGAGLLTPDEGDTAARRVSLTATGQSTYTGVTYQYRRGETDSWTNLPVVDVTKSSDSSAVSAWPVTFSGGTPPALTWNATDSLSQDGALDIRVAFTDGTTTAYSQPHTITLDRNAGTAPSEDIGTGSVNMLTGDFTLSPSDASAFGLSVSRTASSRRPTAGADAEGQVAIFGPQWTSGTTAEISNSNWAYVRRTSATSVALVDAHGNETGFTATSASGWKPEPGSEDLTLTGSLTSSFTLKDNGGTTTTFTKVDSSATTWQVSTTYLPTDNSTTKVVSEKVTSGSTTLARPKYLIAPTSAVTASTCETTPSTKGCRMLEFVYATSTTATSSALGDYSGQVKQIKEWATDPGASSATATVVSQYSYDNSGRLREQWDPRTSPALKTAYTYDSAGRVATLTPPGELPWTFAYGKAGKAATAGDGMLLSASRPNLTAGSKSTVDGTNATTSMVYDVPLTGSTAPNAMSTSNIGTWGQTDVPTDATAIFPADSVPSSNAGTDLAASDYTRATITYTDASGREVDTATPGKHIATTDYDQYGNITRELTAANRELALATSGDEQGEQVALNIDQLSSAERAELLSTRSFYSSDGLRETQEYGPLHQITLTSALKAGTGGTDLAAGTEWPARKHTVYSYDEGRPTDGTATIADQVTTTKVGAYVDGYPSDTDVHTTTTAYDWTKGLPTTTTTDPDGLSIARTTVYDALGRVIKSLQPKSDGTDADTTVTTYYSATGSGTCNGRPEWADLVCTTGPAGSITGGGTNPTQRPTKTYTYDRWGNTATTTDSANGVTRTTTTTYDAAGRVTNSSVSGGVGTAVPDTTTTYDPDNGRLATISTGAGTITHTYDSRGREISYNDGAGNTSSTAYDSLDRVVKVTDSAPSTVTYTYDTSQDPRGLATGLTDSVAGAFKATYDADGALATENMAGAVDLARTVDPTGMVTQQSYTTSSGVPVLADTADYDITGLRIAHTQSDGTSVGSTYTYDEANRLAQAVDTDGTSCTTRSYGYDKNSNRTSLATTSSDCGSNGTTTNQAASYDSSDRTVDSGYAYDAFGRTTTEPSGSSLAYYTNDMVRSLTAAANRQTWNLDADGRLASSATQTQGTDGTWTTTATTTSHYGCGCDSPTWTAEDTSGTITRDVTDLTGSLAAITGASGATVLQLTNLHGDVSVQYSPDGSQVRVLHTDEFGNPTDTDTDRYGWLGGQERPTATATDAILMGVRVYDPATGRFLQTDPVPGGSANSYEYAGQSPVSYADPAGTYKISWGWTQMHVTLSRKQNTALYSGAGWAAAAIGGIKKLGVYGRAAYYAFLGYGVLAWIAEQYGKCLRMNVPYASPWLVYPSYAKCARR
- a CDS encoding IS5 family transposase (programmed frameshift); its protein translation is MGKRQSRPWIVSDELWSLIEPLLPEPPPKQVEGRPRVPDRQALCGILFVLHTGIQWEYLPQELGFGSGMTCWRRLAAWNEAGVWDQLHQLLLNRLRSKNQLDWSRAVIDSSHVRAARKGPKSGPSPVDRARPGSKHHVLTDGQGIPLAVSLTGGNRNDVTQLLPLLDKIPAVAGVVGRPRRRPDMLFADRGYDHDKYRRLLRERGIRPAIAERGQPHGTGLGTFRWVVERTISWLHGFRRLRIRWERRDDIHEAFLGLAVCLITHRHVQRLC
- a CDS encoding NADP-dependent oxidoreductase; this translates as MKAFVVEKYGKDGVRAAEVPEPSVGDRDVLVRVSAASINPLDKMVRNGEFKQLLKYKPPFVLGHDVAGVVTRVGSAVRGFEVGDEVYARPRDLRIGGFAEYIAIDMDDVAPKPASLTLQEAAAVPLVALAAWQVLVDQAHVKPGQKVLVHAGAGGLGSTVIQLAKHLGATVATTASTDSEKLVRSLGADVVVDYKTEDFSKVLSGYDLVLDAVGGANLEKSLTVLKPGGLAVSVVGPPDAAFARQLGAPSFLGLVMNVLSRKIRKQAKALGVRYQFFFMQASGSQLRELGALYDSGKLRPVIDSTFPFDQTLEAMAYVEQGRTKAGKVVVSMTPDSN
- a CDS encoding helix-turn-helix domain-containing protein — encoded protein: MDARTEALQDAGRDTRLDRDMSNCSIARTLEVVGEKWTILILREVWYGLSRFSDFERVLGCPRNLLAARLRMLVEEGILATETYKEPGSRSRPKYVITPKGVDLVPAVMGLLQWGDRYRADPEGAAVLTRHRGCGAHVDAQIRCERGHAVPAEDIESVPGPAFRLRPAE
- a CDS encoding ABATE domain-containing protein, with translation MATDDMWIWDGGRVCLDFTNTLRHRWQPTPGETLRNPGDLTLWLQRARLLAPGAPDPVDAAVLASGRRLREAVDRAVLAVSDGRLPSSGDVVLLNGSAAQAPRPAPQIAIKGGHLEPADTTTTAPDPATALALIAQDAVDLLLSTEIRRVRVCGADTCALRFLDRSPAHNRRWCSMSRCGNRTKVRLHQARARRSERTPAD
- a CDS encoding alpha/beta hydrolase, with the protein product MGQPKVTTGVAQVDGVRLHYLRAGSGPLLVLLHGWPQTSDCWQPVLADLAADHTVVAPDLRGYGLSDKPSTGYDKRRMAADMAGLVEALGFETTAVVGHDRGARVGHRWALDRPDQVERLAVLDIVPTREMFRRLDASLASGYWHWLFQMQPDLPERLVGHDIRGYLEYFFERWTYNRHGLTPEAVDGYVRAFSRPGALRASFDDYRAMEQDVALDDIDAAEGRRLTMPVLALWGSVGLPSRLPTLEIWRAYADDVTGAEIPECGHFIPEEQPEALLGHLRSFLVDEASR